The following nucleotide sequence is from Kosmotoga arenicorallina S304.
AAAAGCATCACCCGTAGTTGTGAAACTCAGGTGGATATATCCCGGTATCGATTACGAAGCCGTGCTTGATAACTATTATTTCCCGGAATTTGGGTATGTCGCAGAAGTCGAACTCAAGAGGCCAGATGCCAAGATGCCATTTCCCTGGGAACTCTGGAACCTTCCCGAAGAGGTATTTAAGGATGTGAGCGAAAATGAGGAATACACAGCCTGGAAGATTTCCAGAAAACCCGATATTAATTTGATCGCATTTGTAGCCAAAAAAATAAAATCTGAGAACCTGCCTGATATTCAAAAAGAAACTTTCATGAATTTGCTAAAGGGAATCTATTATTAAATAGAAAATTCAAAAAGTCAATATAGCCTTTTAAATAAAATTTATTTTAGCTTTTTCACAAAAGAAGAAATGTTTATTAAGCCTGATGATAGAATTATGACCAGAAAACGAATAGAGGAGGTATTTGGCATTGAGGAAAGAACATACCGGCAACGCATTTCTATTTCTTGCAGCGATATTTATCACTGCACTTGTGGTTTCCAATATCGTATCCTTTAAGCTTATCGAAATTCTTGGTTTTGTGGTTCCTGCTGGCGTGTTTATGTATCCCATTACCTTTGCTTTAACCGACGTAATCTCAGAAGTATACGGCAAAAAGAAGGCGTCACAGGTTGTGGTTGCAGGGTTCTTTTCAGCTGCTATCGTTCCCTTTCTTACCTTCATAGCGGTCCTATTGCCACCTGCTGATTTTTTTAAGGCACAGGAACAGTTCTCAACAGTTCTTGGAGCTATTCCAAGAGTCACACTGGCATCCTTGGTAGCATATCTTACGAGTCAGTGGCATGACGTATGGGCATTCCATTTCTGGAAAAAACTTTCTAAAGGTAAGCATCTCTGGCTTCGAAACAACCTGTCTACAATGGTTTCGCAGTTTATAGACACCGTTGTTTTTATAATAATTGCATTTGCAGGGATTGTCCCATCAACTGTGCTCATGAACATGATATTTTCACAATACCTTTTTAAAATTCTCATCGCTGCTGCTGACACACCCTTTGTCTATCTCGGTGTAAAGGCAATAACAGGGCGTTGGGAAATAAAGGAGGAACACTATGCCGGAAGCTGAAGGAAAAATCTTCAATTTTGAAAGCAAAGAAAAAATAAGGGCCGATTTTCTTGAAGCGGTTCCCTTTGATGGACGAGAGGAATACGTAAAAATTGAAACAGAAGAATTTTCAGCAGTTTGCCCCTTTTCAGGCTTACCAGATATAGCTAAAGTTACCATTGAATATTATCCCGAAGGCGGCAAAATAGTTGAGCTAAAATCCCTGAAATACTATTTTATAAGTTTCAGAAATGTGGGGGTTTATCAGGAAGAAGCTACGAAGATTATCTATGAAGATCTGAAAAAATTGCTTCAAACCAACAGGATAAAAGTTACCATGGTTTATAACATTCGTGGTGGTATCCTGACAACTACATCGATGGGAACCCTCTGAAGATGAGCTTAAAAAAATGCCTCCTTATTTAAGGAGGCATTTTTCGGAAGGGTGCTCAGTCATTTACAGCCAGTAAAATAGCTCTGTTAATAAGCGTTTCAAGATATTCTTGCCTTCCGGAAGGGAGTGCTATGTTCTCCATATCAAGAACGTGCCTTTCAAGAGATCTTAAATCTGTATTTCCTTCTATGATTTCTTTTCCAATTCCTGTTTTAAAACTCAAATATCTCTCTGCAACAACGTTTTCAAATTCCGAACTTATTAATTCCTTCGCAGCCTTCAAGCCTAATGCAAAAGCGTCCATACCGGCAATGTGAGCTGTAAAAAGGTCGGTGATATCAAGCGATTCTCTTCTTATTTTCGCATCAAAATTCAATCCACCGGGTTTTATACCGCCTTTCTTTATTATTTCATACATACCCAATGTTGTTACATATAAATCTGTGGGAAACTGATCGGTATCCCATCCAAGGAACAGGTCGCCCTGATTAGCATCTATGCTTCCAAGCATATCGTTTATCCTTGCATATCTTAACTCGTGATTGAAAGTATGTCCGGCTAATGTTGCGTGATTTACTTCGATGTTAAACTTAAAATGGCCTTCCAGACCATATTTCCTTAAAAAG
It contains:
- a CDS encoding queuosine precursor transporter is translated as MRKEHTGNAFLFLAAIFITALVVSNIVSFKLIEILGFVVPAGVFMYPITFALTDVISEVYGKKKASQVVVAGFFSAAIVPFLTFIAVLLPPADFFKAQEQFSTVLGAIPRVTLASLVAYLTSQWHDVWAFHFWKKLSKGKHLWLRNNLSTMVSQFIDTVVFIIIAFAGIVPSTVLMNMIFSQYLFKILIAAADTPFVYLGVKAITGRWEIKEEHYAGS
- a CDS encoding CYTH domain-containing protein is translated as MLELERKYLVVSDELEHILCCTKRALLISQWYLSDKEDLRIRVQVNKQGEIMWFSTHKRGIGVVRIEKEREISPDETSMMSKKLKASPVVVKLRWIYPGIDYEAVLDNYYFPEFGYVAEVELKRPDAKMPFPWELWNLPEEVFKDVSENEEYTAWKISRKPDINLIAFVAKKIKSENLPDIQKETFMNLLKGIYY
- the queF gene encoding preQ(1) synthase; this translates as MPEAEGKIFNFESKEKIRADFLEAVPFDGREEYVKIETEEFSAVCPFSGLPDIAKVTIEYYPEGGKIVELKSLKYYFISFRNVGVYQEEATKIIYEDLKKLLQTNRIKVTMVYNIRGGILTTTSMGTL